From the genome of Phreatobacter cathodiphilus, one region includes:
- a CDS encoding ABC transporter ATP-binding protein, protein MALIDTSDLARHYTLGDQVVTALAGVSVTVDEGEFVAVMGPSGSGKSTFMNLVGCLDRPTAGRYVLDGEEVSGLSADALADVRNRKIGFVFQQFNLLDRQDALANVALPMVYAGVPRRERRTRAEAALAKVGLAGRVHHLPTQLSGGQQQRVAIARALVNNPKVLLADEPTGALDSRTSLEIMALFQDLNRQGMTVLIVTHETDVATFAGRVVRFRDGKVLSDTRQAPLDAEKALGELVDEVA, encoded by the coding sequence ATGGCGCTGATCGACACCAGCGACCTCGCCCGCCACTACACGCTCGGCGACCAGGTGGTGACCGCGCTCGCCGGCGTCTCGGTGACGGTGGACGAGGGCGAGTTCGTCGCCGTCATGGGGCCGTCCGGCTCGGGCAAGTCGACCTTCATGAACCTCGTCGGCTGCCTCGACCGGCCGACGGCCGGGCGCTACGTGCTCGACGGCGAGGAGGTCTCGGGCCTCTCGGCCGATGCGTTGGCCGACGTGCGCAACCGCAAGATCGGCTTCGTCTTCCAGCAGTTCAACCTGCTCGACCGCCAGGACGCGCTGGCCAATGTGGCGCTGCCCATGGTCTATGCCGGCGTGCCGCGCCGCGAGCGCCGGACCCGCGCCGAGGCGGCGCTGGCGAAAGTCGGGCTCGCAGGCCGCGTCCACCACCTGCCGACGCAGCTCTCGGGCGGCCAGCAGCAGCGCGTCGCCATCGCCCGGGCGCTGGTCAACAACCCGAAGGTGCTGCTAGCCGACGAGCCGACCGGCGCCCTCGACAGCCGGACGTCGCTGGAGATCATGGCGCTGTTCCAGGACCTCAACCGGCAGGGCATGACGGTGCTCATCGTCACCCACGAGACGGACGTGGCGACCTTCGCCGGCCGGGTGGTGCGGTTCCGCGACGGCAAGGTGCTGTCCGACACGCGGCAGGCGCCGCTCGATGCGGAGAAGGCGC